The genomic window TTCACCGGATCTTAACACTGTTTTAGCCGCACTAAACACGGTATGTCGTGTGAGTTAATTtaggtaaaatatatatttaatgatTATCTTCAAATTCTTATTGCCTCCTTTCAcctaataatttgtttttttcttcgtcaTTCATAAATCCTAATATTTTAGTCAAATAAAAGTGGGGTAGAGATGGAAACAAACCTCAGATTATTTTCCCGTGTTATTTAATTCTCCAGCTGGAATTTTGCTGTCAATGGTAACAAGCAATGAAATATCCTAAGTATAGTGAGAGAAAATTAGCAAAAGATTAATCCTAAAATGGTCATAAAAGATTAAGACCAGTTAGTGGATAAAATGGTCTTAATCGGATTAGTTAGTGGACGAAAACATAGTTAATACTACAAACtctttgttttagttatgtgatcttctttttaacaactgcttttttgtttgtttgtacaACACTTAATTAATATAGATCGCTTTTAACTTTAGAAAAGCCAATAAAAAATGACACATGGTGAAGAATGAGTTGGAGACACGATCACATGCAACACAGAGAGATTGGTTACTTAAATCTAAGTTTTGTACTTTTAAACTAATATAATTGGGTGGGGACAGGTGTTCGTAGGGATGCAAACAACGTATATTGTATGGACATGGTTAGTGGAAGGACGAGCACGAGCCACCATCGCGGCTTTATTCATGTTCACTTGTCGCGGCATTCTCGGCTACTCTACTCAGCTTCCTCTCCCTCAGGTTCCAATCCACATATCTCTCCCTCTTTAAGgataaaccaaatattattacattagtaacttcattttctttttataatattagtaATGATCTACcagtatatatagatgtaacGTCCTGTTTACTGGTTGGTCCATATCAGCAGAAGTCGAACATTTTGGACGTGTGATTTCCCTTAGCCACTACCGTATAGAAAACAGTTTATAAAGGCTCCAAATAATTTGTTAATCTACAACTCTCATTCAAAgtatatttgattataatagtcttcaaatgattttatgttttctaccTCTaaaaaattttcatttaattttctataaaacgTACCTCTAAGAAAACTAATTGGCTACGTATTTCTGTTAAAATTGACTATAGTTTTAACATAGACAATTAGATATTTTCTAGTTACAGTTTACATTAAAACTctaaagatattttaaaaaacaaaatcctctAAATGACCATATATTAGTGTGAAGTGAAAGGAGTGAtagattgtatatattttggtcGGGAGTGATAGATTGTGTCTAAcgcttttaagttttaacttgCCGGGTTTAGGttaattttcatcatcttagtgatttttcttcaattatcAGGCATCACTGTTTTCCATCTTTCAAAATAGTTCCACGATTTGATTGAATGGACATAAATATCAGATTGTCACTCATATACATTCTACGGTTTCTAGTGACTCATctatttactttctttctcgTGATGTAGCATCGGTACATGGATTTATGTGTCGTTTTCTTATACTATTGACAtgttcaagaaaaaaagtaatatcTTAGGTTAATTATCTCTAGTTCGTGATCAAGATAATTTAATCCCGGGTATTACATAACTCTTTTGCAGGACTTTCTAGGATCAGGGGTTGATTTTCCGGTGGGAAatgtctctttcttcctcttcttctctggccATGTCGCCGGCTCGATGATCGCATCATTGGACATGAGAAGAATGCAGAGGTTGAGACTTGCAATGGTCTTTGACATCCTCAATGTATTACAGTCGATCAGACTGCTCGGTACAAGAGGACATTACACAATCGACCTTGCGGTTGGAGTTGGCGCTGGGATTCTCTTCGACTCATTGGCCGGAAAGTACGAAGAGATGATGAGCAAGAGACATTTAGGCACtggttttagtttgatttCGAAAGACTCTCTAgtcaattaaatttgttttctatcagAATGTTTAGTTGAGTTGAATCTAGCgtaatgaatttttttgtttttctttgaaatggTTCTACTTGACTACCGTTATTTGAACCTAACTAAGTGTGATCAATCTTATGTTAAGGGGTATTACATAGTCTATTTGAAATTCATAGGATCTACactatatattcatatatgttCCCATTAGTATAGTGAAAAAAATGGTTAGATAATTAAATTGTAGGATGGTGGAGAGTGGAGActaattcaagaaaaaaagatttaataaaaaacatacgatgaaataaattattgttaatttttttattttataaaattaggaTATGGTTATAGAACAAtctaaaactacaaaatcatTCAACCTTATACCAAAAACTGGCCAATAAATTTTGTGTGTACGTACTTCCTCGCTACTTTTGGTGCAACAAAtgtgttttattattaaaaaaaaaaaccatatgtgttttgttttccattgGTAGGTCAAGATGGGTTTCGTATGAAGTTAACGGGACAGGTACACCGATCCATGATCATAAATACTTGGGTCTCAGGAGAAATTAAGCAACGGAtcacaatttatttattttgtcctTTTTCTTGGTTGAGAAAATTCTTGAATAATAGTCTTCAAATTTGTTAGTTCAACTAATATATAGATCAACCTTGagacaataataaaatgaaagatcAACATGTGAACATTTATAATGCTTTGGTGGATAAAACTCAACCTTTGATCAgatattttaattgtaaagctcttgaataaataaaactcaacTGATACATCAACTTACCATTGGGGATTTTAACAAGAGTCATGAGAGatataaatatgtatgaaTAATATACCACTATATGAGGGAGTAATTTAACAAGATACGCgatattttcagtttttgtatGGTTATTTTGTAGTGTGCTACTTTGTATccctttttattattatgtaatttttacTACTTTATCTATCCTCTAAAAAACTTAGAACTGTCTTACGTTGGGACTCACTATATGAGGGAGTAAGTTAACATTATTGAACTAGTTATATTGATAGGTTTATTCAACGAGGCacaaaatctttgatattCTCCATAATCTTGAATTGAAGTTATATACACATTATTCATACATACACAACTAACGCGTTTTTTTTACGTGATAGACTAGTTATTAAAGTAATGAGAATCTCatactcttctctcttttcatgTCGTCGAAAATATCATACTTACGTAAAATAAGCGTAATTGTCGCTCTTTAATCTCATACTCATCGTTTTCgtatgaattgtttttagcTCAAACAAGCTTCCTTGGAAATGTAATCTCTTTATATAACCCGTCTCTCTAAATCCCGAAATGTCACTCTCCGTTAATTCTAACGGTCATGTCAGACGCCGTAACCAAAACCGTCGCCCCTCTCCGTCGTAAAGCTAATCCTATTAACGGAAAACACACTAACGGCGTCACCATCGACGGAATCTTCGACGACCACAATCGCCAAATAGGACCAATAAATAGCCAAATGGAAGATATTGCTCAGAAAACTGATgacggtggaggaggagaatgGACAAGCAAAGCGTCGTTTATGACGTGGACGATGCATGACATAATTTACGTGGCGAGACACCATTGGATACCGTGTTTATTCGCGGCCGGAGTTATGTTTTTTACGGTTGTGGAGTACACGTTCCAGATGACTCCTGCGAGTTCTCAGCCGTTTGATCTAGGATTTGTGGCCACACGTTATCTGCATAGCATCTTGGCATCTTCACCCAATCTTAACACCGTTTTAGCCGCTTTAAACACGGTAAACACATCTTTTATGACACTATCCTCAAATTCCTCGCATTATGATATTCACATGCAACAAAGAGAGACTAGTTAAATTCGACttaattttgcattttttttaatcaattgtTTTGGTTGGGGGTGTGGACAGATTTTGGTAGGGATGCAAACAACGTATATTGGATGTACATGGGCAGTGGAAGGACGACCACGGGCAACCATCGCGGCTTTATTC from Arabidopsis thaliana chromosome 3, partial sequence includes these protein-coding regions:
- the ROD1 gene encoding phosphatidic acid phosphatase-related / PAP2-like protein (REDUCED OLEATE DESATURATION 1 (ROD1); BEST Arabidopsis thaliana protein match is: phosphatidic acid phosphatase-related / PAP2-related (TAIR:AT3G15830.1); Has 58 Blast hits to 58 proteins in 17 species: Archae - 0; Bacteria - 2; Metazoa - 0; Fungi - 0; Plants - 38; Viruses - 0; Other Eukaryotes - 18 (source: NCBI BLink).); amino-acid sequence: MSAAAAETDVSLRRRSNSLNGNHTNGVAIDGTLDNNNRRVGDTNTHMDISAKKTDNGYANGVGGGGWRSKASFTTWTARDIVYVVRYHWIPCMFAAGLLFFMGVEYTLQMIPARSEPFDLGFVVTRSLNRVLASSPDLNTVLAALNTVFVGMQTTYIVWTWLVEGRARATIAALFMFTCRGILGYSTQLPLPQDFLGSGVDFPVGNVSFFLFFSGHVAGSMIASLDMRRMQRLRLAMVFDILNVLQSIRLLGTRGHYTIDLAVGVGAGILFDSLAGKYEEMMSKRHLGTGFSLISKDSLVN
- a CDS encoding phosphatidic acid phosphatase-related / PAP2-like protein (phosphatidic acid phosphatase-related / PAP2-related; BEST Arabidopsis thaliana protein match is: phosphatidic acid phosphatase-related / PAP2-related (TAIR:AT3G15820.1); Has 56 Blast hits to 56 proteins in 17 species: Archae - 0; Bacteria - 2; Metazoa - 0; Fungi - 0; Plants - 38; Viruses - 0; Other Eukaryotes - 16 (source: NCBI BLink).) encodes the protein MSDAVTKTVAPLRRKANPINGKHTNGVTIDGIFDDHNRQIGPINSQMEDIAQKTDDGGGGEWTSKASFMTWTMHDIIYVARHHWIPCLFAAGVMFFTVVEYTFQMTPASSQPFDLGFVATRYLHSILASSPNLNTVLAALNTILVGMQTTYIGCTWAVEGRPRATIAALFMFTCRGILGYSTQLPRPQEFLGSGVDYPVGNVSFFLFYSGHVAGSMIASLDMKRMQRFRLAMVFDILNVLQSIRLLGTRGHYTIDIAVGVGAGILFDSLAGKYEEMSKRHLRNTRCSLISKDSLVT